The Naumovozyma dairenensis CBS 421 chromosome 1, complete genome genomic interval AGTATGACCTCTTCTTTTGAGAACACCTCCATCTACAGCTCTTAATGGACAAATATGACCTGGTTTTAAAAAATCAGTAGCCTTTGCCTCTGAATTAGCCAAATGTTTACAAGTTAAAGCTCTATCATGAGCAGAAATACCCGTAGTGGTTCCCTCAGCAACATCTACAGTGATTGTATATGCGGTTCCATGtctatcatcatcatatgATTCATATTTCATACCTGTTCTTAATAATGGTAAATCTAATCTATCAGCATATTCATTAGTCATTGGTGTACAGACGTACCCTGATGAATGACGAACTAGAAAGGCTATATGTTCTGGTGTAACGTTTTGACCTGCACATATTAAATCACCTTCATTTTCACGACTTTCATCATCCATAACAATGAcgaatttattttgtttgaAATGTTCAATGACTTCTTCAATTGGCATAAAGTTGGTGGACATGGTTTTATGTATATAGAATTTTGTAACTTTTGGTTGGTGTAGCTTTCCCTTCGTTTCCTTTAAGAAGCAattatgaatataataatacaaagaTA includes:
- the RIB3 gene encoding 3,4-dihydroxy-2-butanone-4-phosphate synthase RIB3 (similar to Saccharomyces cerevisiae RIB3 (YDR487C); ancestral locus Anc_3.96), with protein sequence MSTNFMPIEEVIEHFKQNKFVIVMDDESRENEGDLICAGQNVTPEHIAFLVRHSSGYVCTPMTNEYADRLDLPLLRTGMKYESYDDDRHGTAYTITVDVAEGTTTGISAHDRALTCKHLANSEAKATDFLKPGHICPLRAVDGGVLKRRGHTEAAVDLCQLSGLNPVGVICELVNDHDGSMMRLDDCVKFGKEFNIPLITIEDLAKYLEQHKK